A genomic segment from Frateuria edaphi encodes:
- a CDS encoding PAAR domain-containing protein → MQPAARLTDMHVCPMITGVVPHVGGPITAPGAPKVLIGGLPAARLGDMATCVGPPDSIILGSPKVLIGGQPAARMGDSCAHGGTIVLGCFTVLIA, encoded by the coding sequence ATGCAACCTGCCGCCCGCCTCACCGACATGCACGTCTGCCCGATGATCACCGGCGTAGTGCCCCACGTGGGCGGCCCAATCACGGCGCCGGGCGCCCCGAAGGTGCTGATCGGCGGCCTGCCGGCCGCCCGCCTGGGCGACATGGCGACCTGCGTGGGCCCGCCCGACAGCATCATCCTGGGATCGCCGAAGGTCCTGATCGGTGGCCAGCCCGCTGCACGCATGGGCGACAGCTGCGCCCATGGCGGCACCATCGTGCTGGGCTGCTTCACGGTGTTGATCGCTTGA
- the tssH gene encoding type VI secretion system ATPase TssH codes for MAEISRSALFGKLNKLAYRGIESATVFCKLRGNPYVELVHWIHQILQLQDSDLHRIVKQFNINPSNLARDVTDALDKLPRGSTTITDLSSNVEEAVERGWVFATLMFGEAQVRTGYLLVGVVRTRHLRNALIAISPEFDKIKPETLVEKFAEVVAGSPEDGQSASDGFQMGGAVPGEASGAMGPAQMGKQEALKQFTVDLTEQARNGKIDPIVGRDEEIRQVVDILMRRRQNNPMLVGEAGVGKTAVVEGFALRIAQGDVPPQLKDVELRTLDVGLLQAGASMKGEFENRLRQVIEEVQSSPKPIILFIDEAHTLVGAGGAAGTGDAANLLKPALARGNLRTVGATTWAEYKKHIEKDPALTRRFQTVQVDEPSEEKGILMMRGVASVMEKHHRVQILDEALEAAVKLSHRYIPARQLPDKAVSLLDTACARVAISQHAVPPEVDDTRKRIQALETELAIIAREKTVGVDVAEREASAGEKLAIAKARLETLEINWQVEKGLVEKILAIRARLRGDAAPVEGTGSALEQAANAEAGEVAVASAALTDAERATALEELKGLQAQLAELQGESPLILPTVDYVAVGSVVSDWTGIPVGRMVKSELETVMNLPSLMGKRVIGQDHAMEMIAKRIQTSRAGLDNPNKPIGVFMLAGTSGVGKTETALALAEALYGGEQNIITINMSEFQEAHTVSTLKGAPPGYVGYGEGGVLTEAVRRKPYSVVLLDEVEKAHPDVHEIFFQVFDKGVMEDGEGRQIDFKNTLILLTTNAGTDLIAGLCQDPDLMPEPEGIAKALREPLLKVFPPALLGRLVTIPYYPLSPEMLGKIVELQLGRIKKRIEARYKIPFEYDQAVVKLVVSRCTESESGGRMIDAILTNTMLPDISREFLTRMIEGRPVAGVQVSVKEGDFDYAFA; via the coding sequence ATGGCCGAGATCAGTCGCAGCGCCCTGTTCGGGAAACTCAACAAGCTCGCGTACCGGGGCATCGAAAGCGCCACCGTTTTCTGCAAGCTGCGCGGCAATCCCTATGTGGAGCTGGTGCACTGGATCCATCAGATCCTGCAGCTGCAGGACTCGGACCTGCACCGCATCGTCAAGCAGTTCAACATCAACCCGTCGAACCTCGCGCGCGACGTCACCGACGCGCTGGACAAGCTGCCGCGCGGCTCGACTACGATTACCGACCTGTCCTCCAATGTCGAGGAAGCGGTCGAGCGCGGCTGGGTGTTCGCCACGCTCATGTTCGGCGAGGCGCAGGTGCGCACCGGTTACCTGTTGGTCGGCGTGGTCCGCACGCGCCATCTGCGCAACGCGCTGATCGCCATCTCGCCCGAATTCGACAAGATCAAGCCCGAGACGCTGGTGGAGAAGTTCGCCGAAGTCGTTGCCGGCTCGCCCGAGGACGGCCAGAGCGCGAGCGACGGCTTCCAGATGGGCGGTGCGGTGCCTGGCGAGGCCAGCGGCGCGATGGGCCCGGCGCAGATGGGCAAGCAGGAGGCGCTCAAGCAGTTCACCGTCGACCTCACCGAGCAGGCCCGCAACGGCAAGATCGACCCGATCGTCGGGCGCGACGAGGAAATCCGCCAGGTCGTCGACATCCTGATGCGCCGCCGCCAGAACAACCCGATGCTGGTCGGCGAGGCGGGCGTGGGCAAGACCGCGGTGGTCGAAGGTTTCGCCCTGCGCATCGCCCAGGGCGACGTGCCGCCGCAGCTCAAGGACGTCGAGCTGCGCACGCTGGACGTGGGCCTGCTGCAGGCGGGCGCCAGCATGAAGGGCGAGTTCGAGAACCGCCTGCGCCAGGTCATCGAGGAAGTGCAGTCGAGCCCGAAGCCGATCATCCTGTTCATCGACGAAGCCCACACGCTGGTCGGCGCCGGCGGCGCGGCCGGCACCGGTGACGCGGCCAACCTGCTCAAGCCCGCGCTCGCGCGCGGCAACCTGCGCACGGTCGGCGCCACCACCTGGGCCGAGTACAAGAAGCACATCGAAAAGGACCCCGCGCTGACGCGCCGCTTCCAGACCGTGCAGGTCGACGAGCCGAGCGAGGAGAAGGGCATCCTGATGATGCGTGGCGTCGCCAGCGTGATGGAAAAGCACCACCGCGTGCAGATCCTGGACGAGGCATTGGAAGCGGCGGTCAAGCTCTCGCACCGCTACATCCCGGCGCGCCAGCTGCCGGACAAGGCGGTGAGCCTGCTCGACACCGCGTGCGCGCGCGTGGCGATCAGCCAGCACGCCGTGCCGCCGGAAGTGGACGACACCCGCAAGCGCATCCAGGCGCTGGAAACCGAGCTGGCCATCATCGCCCGCGAGAAGACCGTCGGCGTGGACGTGGCCGAACGCGAAGCGTCGGCCGGCGAGAAGCTCGCCATCGCCAAGGCGCGGCTCGAAACACTGGAGATCAACTGGCAGGTCGAGAAGGGCCTGGTCGAGAAAATCCTGGCCATCCGCGCCCGCCTGCGCGGCGACGCGGCGCCGGTCGAGGGCACCGGCAGCGCGCTGGAGCAGGCGGCCAACGCGGAGGCTGGCGAGGTTGCCGTGGCAAGCGCCGCGCTGACCGACGCCGAACGCGCGACCGCACTGGAGGAATTGAAGGGCCTGCAGGCGCAACTGGCCGAATTGCAGGGCGAGAGCCCGCTGATCCTGCCCACCGTCGACTACGTGGCGGTCGGTTCGGTGGTGTCGGACTGGACCGGCATCCCGGTCGGCCGCATGGTCAAGAGCGAGCTCGAGACCGTCATGAACCTGCCCAGCCTGATGGGCAAGCGCGTGATCGGCCAGGACCACGCGATGGAGATGATCGCCAAGCGCATCCAGACCTCGCGCGCGGGCCTGGACAACCCCAACAAGCCGATCGGCGTGTTCATGCTGGCCGGCACCTCGGGCGTGGGCAAGACCGAAACCGCGCTGGCGCTGGCCGAAGCGCTCTACGGCGGCGAGCAGAACATCATCACCATCAACATGAGCGAGTTCCAGGAGGCGCACACGGTCTCCACGCTCAAGGGCGCACCCCCGGGCTACGTAGGTTACGGCGAGGGCGGCGTGCTGACCGAGGCGGTGCGCCGCAAGCCGTACTCCGTGGTGTTGCTGGACGAGGTCGAGAAGGCCCATCCGGACGTGCACGAGATCTTCTTCCAGGTGTTCGACAAGGGTGTCATGGAGGACGGCGAAGGCCGCCAGATCGATTTCAAGAACACGCTGATCCTGCTCACCACCAATGCCGGCACCGACCTGATCGCCGGCCTGTGCCAGGACCCGGACCTGATGCCCGAGCCCGAGGGCATCGCCAAGGCGTTGCGCGAGCCGCTGCTGAAGGTGTTCCCGCCGGCGCTGCTGGGCCGTCTGGTGACGATTCCGTACTACCCGTTGAGCCCGGAGATGCTGGGCAAGATCGTCGAGCTGCAATTGGGTCGTATCAAGAAGCGCATCGAGGCGCGCTACAAGATTCCGTTCGAGTACGACCAAGCCGTGGTCAAGCTGGTGGTCAGCCGCTGCACCGAGAGCGAATCGGGCGGCCGCATGATCGACGCGATCCTGACCAATACGATGCTTCCGGATATCAGTCGCGAATTCCTCACCCGGATGATCGAAGGACGGCCGGTAGCCGGCGTCCAGGTGAGTGTGAAGGAAGGGGACTTCGACTACGCCTTTGCCTGA
- a CDS encoding nucleic acid/nucleotide deaminase domain-containing protein, protein MSVPSEVFEDLYDDNQKTSAYGWSPRVAATQNGNWDPVLNAVVQLSTQFGSNGTVDDARDWAFRDITGLSKWKKSEASGVHAEVLIIRAWIAMGVINQGLSIPQATAALQGRAIYASQPACWCCHALMGQLGIVRGNDALGKKPLSGWRHPLGGRTVPNSALPTQSSSINATWLNGSINY, encoded by the coding sequence ATGAGCGTTCCATCCGAAGTATTCGAAGACCTCTACGACGACAACCAGAAGACGTCTGCCTACGGATGGTCCCCGCGCGTGGCGGCGACGCAGAACGGCAATTGGGACCCCGTGCTGAATGCCGTGGTGCAGCTGAGCACCCAGTTCGGGAGCAATGGCACCGTCGACGATGCGCGCGACTGGGCCTTCCGCGACATCACCGGGTTGTCCAAATGGAAGAAGAGTGAGGCAAGTGGCGTCCATGCCGAGGTGCTGATTATCCGTGCGTGGATTGCCATGGGGGTGATCAACCAGGGGTTGTCCATCCCGCAGGCGACAGCTGCATTGCAGGGAAGGGCCATTTACGCGTCACAGCCGGCCTGCTGGTGCTGTCACGCACTGATGGGCCAGTTGGGCATCGTCCGTGGCAATGATGCGCTGGGCAAGAAGCCGCTGAGCGGATGGCGTCATCCACTGGGCGGACGCACCGTCCCCAATAGCGCGTTGCCCACGCAATCCTCGTCCATCAATGCGACATGGCTCAATGGCTCGATCAACTACTGA
- a CDS encoding lysozyme inhibitor LprI family protein produces the protein MRHPYRRRPSLRLLASSIGCFALMQAVAATAPTTVQGRWEVVQVAVDHRDQAHWQYFPDDPRLLGRQLVVDDVGIRLDDGSRTCDAPAFTALPVDKLQHFIGDRFARPESFDTPAQPTLADFGIQLADAAVSPVEVRCTPDGSPWNNAWMVTPSADRLLTNYDGSGYVLVLRKVESQEPIRASFPCAKAHSAAERTICASATLAGYDRSVAAAYRFALPRASDDATTLRQSQRQWIGSRDACGTDVHCLGESMRDRIDELMQQ, from the coding sequence ATGCGCCACCCATACCGTCGTCGCCCATCGCTGCGCCTGCTCGCATCGAGCATCGGCTGCTTTGCCCTCATGCAGGCCGTCGCCGCTACGGCGCCGACCACGGTGCAGGGGCGCTGGGAGGTCGTCCAGGTGGCCGTCGATCATCGGGACCAGGCCCACTGGCAGTACTTTCCTGACGACCCCCGGCTGCTCGGCCGCCAGCTCGTCGTCGATGATGTGGGGATCCGGCTCGACGACGGTTCGCGCACCTGCGACGCCCCTGCCTTCACCGCTTTGCCGGTCGACAAACTGCAGCACTTCATCGGCGATCGCTTTGCGCGTCCCGAATCCTTCGACACGCCCGCGCAACCGACCCTTGCGGATTTCGGCATCCAGCTTGCCGACGCGGCGGTGTCGCCTGTGGAAGTCCGCTGCACGCCCGACGGATCGCCCTGGAACAATGCATGGATGGTGACGCCTTCCGCCGACCGCCTGCTGACGAACTACGACGGCAGCGGTTATGTGCTGGTGTTGCGCAAAGTGGAGAGCCAGGAACCGATACGCGCGTCGTTCCCCTGCGCGAAGGCGCACAGTGCCGCCGAACGAACCATCTGTGCATCGGCGACGCTCGCCGGCTACGACCGCAGCGTGGCCGCAGCCTATCGATTCGCCTTGCCGCGGGCGAGCGACGATGCCACGACCTTGCGCCAATCCCAACGGCAGTGGATCGGCTCGCGTGACGCCTGTGGCACGGATGTCCACTGCCTCGGCGAAAGCATGCGCGACCGCATCGACGAGTTGATGCAGCAATGA
- a CDS encoding M35 family metallo-endopeptidase, which translates to MSHNFSEEYKRARQSVLGGKFSSDADAMLKKLKSLMGEDGFDDTQSAALSSFHKAINLGDWSLKSLFGGGENMEPAQRVLAMANAYATKGKTRSYTGGADVAAASAALKLLLHTDFLAKKGASGFWVVNTPAKYKNWPSVELATLGSDERALLSRVADKREYFSSSQKKYMADGAQLARAQVQKALMALSGKGKGEELVKRWFETEDTSATDLAKITSDLAAGLKKVQNTLLSNRLIFTDCPFFRGDDMEQSEAFVFSGGWKDKQKVVYIEKGFFAKGGNVLSGRANWARVIIHELTHSELDTEDYPQNNSYGWQGINPKDSKFKGNKAVLNAENWAYFVVDAAGGLTPSERAEALRLP; encoded by the coding sequence ATGAGCCACAACTTTTCCGAAGAATACAAACGCGCCCGACAGTCGGTGCTGGGCGGCAAGTTCAGCAGTGACGCCGATGCCATGCTGAAGAAGCTCAAATCGCTCATGGGCGAGGATGGCTTCGACGACACCCAGAGCGCCGCGCTTTCCAGTTTCCACAAGGCCATCAACCTAGGGGATTGGAGCCTCAAGAGCCTGTTCGGTGGCGGGGAGAACATGGAGCCGGCACAACGGGTCCTGGCCATGGCCAACGCCTACGCGACCAAGGGCAAGACGCGCAGCTACACCGGAGGCGCGGATGTAGCCGCCGCTTCGGCCGCGCTGAAGTTGCTGCTGCACACCGATTTCCTGGCCAAGAAGGGGGCGAGCGGCTTTTGGGTCGTCAACACGCCCGCGAAGTACAAGAACTGGCCGAGCGTGGAACTGGCGACCCTTGGGAGCGACGAACGCGCCTTGCTGTCCCGAGTGGCGGACAAGCGCGAGTATTTCTCCTCCTCGCAGAAAAAATACATGGCCGACGGCGCCCAGCTCGCACGCGCGCAGGTGCAGAAGGCGTTGATGGCACTGTCCGGCAAGGGCAAAGGCGAGGAACTGGTCAAACGCTGGTTCGAAACGGAGGATACCTCCGCCACCGACCTGGCCAAGATCACCTCGGATCTTGCCGCGGGGCTGAAGAAGGTCCAGAACACGCTGCTCTCCAACCGCCTCATCTTTACCGATTGCCCGTTCTTCCGTGGCGACGACATGGAGCAATCCGAGGCGTTCGTGTTCTCGGGCGGCTGGAAGGACAAGCAAAAGGTGGTCTACATAGAGAAGGGCTTCTTCGCCAAAGGCGGCAACGTGCTTTCCGGCCGCGCCAACTGGGCTCGGGTCATCATCCACGAGCTGACCCATTCGGAGCTCGACACGGAAGACTACCCGCAGAACAATTCCTACGGGTGGCAGGGTATCAACCCCAAGGACAGCAAGTTCAAGGGCAACAAGGCCGTGCTCAATGCGGAAAATTGGGCCTATTTCGTGGTGGACGCCGCCGGCGGCCTTACCCCGTCCGAGCGCGCCGAAGCACTGAGGCTGCCGTGA
- the tssF gene encoding type VI secretion system baseplate subunit TssF, translated as MDPRLLRYYNRELQHVREMGGEFAREYPKIAGRLGLEGFECADPYVERLLEGFAFLAARVQLKLDAQQPVFTQHLMEMVYPHYLAPVPSMAVVEMAADLKESALVGGHVVPRHTALRSLTGRDDRTACEYRTAHDVTLWPLKLTEAKYFDTPAAIAAAGVSIPADRTVRAGLRLKFAVTAGAQANLLAMDELPIFLAGADELPKRLYEQLLGNVAGVAVRAKGEGGISSTWLEPGSIKPKGFDDAEAMIPYSGRSFSGYRLLQEYFACPERFLFAVFTGLRQALARAQGNEFEIVVLFDRSVSRLHNAVDAGNFRLFCTPAVNLFPRRADRIHLQQGRTEYHVLADRTRPMDFEIHSIGNVEGFGDSQEPEQRFQPFYGCDERTWQGGHGAFYTVRREPRQLSSRQKLQGARSSYVGSELFIALVDGSEAPYSSRLRQVGMQLMCTNRDLPLQMPVGKSHTDFTLDIGAPVESVRCVAGPTKPRAAVAGGETAWRLLSHLQLNYVSLLGEGNADGAAALREMLTLYCDEFDSAARRQIDGIKAVGSQSIVRRIPVPGPISFGRGLEITLTCDEGAFEGTGAFLLGSVMQHFFARYVSINSFTETVLRTLERNEVARWPARLGSRQTL; from the coding sequence ATGGATCCGCGCCTGCTCCGCTACTACAACCGCGAACTGCAGCACGTGCGCGAGATGGGCGGGGAGTTCGCGCGCGAGTACCCGAAGATCGCCGGCCGCCTGGGCCTGGAAGGCTTCGAATGCGCCGACCCCTACGTCGAGCGCCTGCTTGAGGGCTTTGCCTTCCTCGCCGCACGCGTGCAGCTGAAGCTCGATGCGCAGCAGCCGGTGTTCACCCAGCACCTGATGGAGATGGTGTACCCGCATTATCTCGCCCCCGTGCCGTCGATGGCGGTGGTGGAGATGGCGGCGGACCTGAAGGAAAGCGCGCTGGTCGGCGGCCACGTGGTGCCGCGCCACACCGCCCTGCGCAGCCTGACTGGCCGTGATGACCGCACTGCCTGCGAATACCGCACGGCGCACGATGTCACGCTCTGGCCGCTCAAGCTCACCGAGGCAAAGTATTTCGATACGCCAGCGGCCATCGCCGCTGCGGGCGTGTCCATTCCTGCGGACCGCACCGTACGGGCCGGCCTGCGCCTTAAGTTCGCGGTCACCGCCGGCGCGCAGGCCAACCTGCTGGCGATGGACGAACTGCCGATCTTCCTGGCCGGTGCCGACGAGTTGCCCAAGCGTCTGTACGAACAGTTGCTCGGCAATGTCGCGGGCGTGGCGGTGCGCGCCAAGGGCGAGGGTGGCATCTCCAGCACCTGGCTCGAACCGGGCAGCATCAAGCCCAAGGGCTTCGACGACGCCGAGGCGATGATTCCCTACAGCGGCCGCTCCTTCAGCGGCTACCGGCTGCTGCAGGAATACTTCGCCTGTCCCGAGCGTTTCCTGTTCGCCGTGTTCACCGGCCTGCGCCAGGCGCTGGCCCGGGCGCAGGGCAACGAGTTCGAGATCGTGGTGCTGTTCGACCGCAGCGTCAGCCGCCTGCACAACGCGGTGGACGCAGGCAACTTCCGGCTGTTCTGCACGCCGGCGGTAAACCTGTTCCCGCGCCGCGCCGATCGCATCCACCTGCAACAGGGTCGCACCGAATACCACGTGCTGGCCGACCGCACGCGACCGATGGATTTCGAGATCCATTCGATCGGCAACGTCGAAGGCTTCGGCGATAGCCAGGAACCCGAGCAGCGCTTCCAGCCCTTCTATGGCTGCGATGAGCGTACCTGGCAGGGCGGGCACGGCGCGTTCTACACGGTGCGGCGCGAGCCTCGCCAACTGTCGTCGCGGCAGAAGCTGCAGGGCGCGCGCTCCAGCTACGTCGGCAGCGAACTGTTCATCGCGCTGGTCGATGGCAGCGAGGCGCCGTATTCCAGTCGCCTGCGCCAGGTCGGCATGCAGTTGATGTGCACCAACCGCGACCTGCCGTTGCAGATGCCGGTAGGCAAATCGCATACCGACTTCACGCTGGACATCGGCGCGCCGGTCGAATCGGTGCGTTGTGTCGCCGGACCGACCAAGCCGCGAGCCGCGGTCGCTGGCGGCGAGACCGCCTGGCGGCTGCTCAGCCACCTGCAGCTGAATTACGTCTCGCTGCTGGGCGAAGGCAACGCCGATGGCGCCGCTGCGCTGCGCGAGATGCTCACGCTCTACTGCGACGAGTTCGACTCGGCCGCACGCCGGCAGATCGACGGCATCAAGGCGGTGGGCTCGCAATCGATCGTGCGGCGCATTCCTGTGCCGGGCCCCATCAGCTTCGGCCGCGGCCTGGAAATCACACTGACCTGCGACGAGGGCGCCTTCGAAGGTACGGGCGCCTTCCTGCTCGGTTCGGTCATGCAACATTTCTTCGCACGCTACGTCTCGATCAACTCCTTCACCGAGACGGTGCTGCGCACCCTGGAACGCAACGAGGTCGCCCGATGGCCGGCACGGCTGGGCTCGCGCCAGACGCTGTAG
- a CDS encoding tetratricopeptide repeat protein, which produces MNAHQADDLDTAERLYHEVLELHAAQPDALHYLGVLCHQQGRSDEGVELIRTALKITPRHPDAHNNLGNIHKECGRPAEAEACYRRALECASEHHNAQGNLAVVLEVQDRLDEAFEAYGTLLQQAPDDARGHYLLGLFLRNHAQSMEHLEQSAECFRRAFEIDPRSLRALEALGVTLYALKRHDEARQVYRDWLAREPDNPVPRHMLAACGGADAPPRADDDYVRELFDGFADSFDEQLLKNLDYRAPQVLAAALDGVLPAAHGSLDVLDAGCGTGLCAPLVRPHARHLVGVDLSGGMVEKARLRGGYDALEVAELTSYLQAHPDAYDLVLSADTLVYFGRLEEVLVAAYAALRPDGWLGFTLEAKADESGELEITPSGRYRHGRGYVERVLASSGFGNVRIQADTLRREAGQAVAGWVVLAQRQP; this is translated from the coding sequence ATGAACGCCCACCAGGCGGACGATCTGGACACGGCCGAGCGGCTCTACCACGAGGTGCTGGAGCTGCACGCCGCCCAGCCCGACGCGCTGCATTACCTGGGCGTGCTGTGCCACCAGCAGGGGCGCAGCGACGAGGGCGTGGAGCTCATCCGCACTGCGTTGAAGATCACCCCGCGCCACCCGGACGCGCACAACAACCTGGGCAACATCCACAAGGAGTGCGGTCGGCCCGCCGAGGCGGAAGCCTGCTACCGGCGCGCGCTCGAATGCGCTTCGGAGCATCACAACGCGCAGGGCAACCTGGCGGTGGTGCTGGAGGTGCAGGATCGCCTGGACGAGGCTTTCGAGGCATACGGCACGCTGCTTCAGCAGGCGCCGGACGACGCGCGCGGCCACTACCTGCTGGGCCTGTTCCTGCGCAACCACGCGCAGAGCATGGAGCACCTGGAACAGTCGGCCGAGTGCTTCCGCCGCGCGTTCGAGATCGATCCACGCAGCCTGCGCGCGCTGGAGGCGCTGGGCGTCACGCTGTACGCGCTCAAGCGCCACGACGAAGCCCGCCAGGTCTATCGCGACTGGCTCGCGCGCGAGCCGGACAATCCGGTGCCGCGCCACATGCTGGCCGCTTGCGGTGGCGCCGACGCGCCGCCGCGCGCCGACGATGATTACGTGCGCGAGCTGTTCGACGGCTTCGCCGACAGTTTCGACGAGCAACTGCTGAAAAACCTGGATTACCGCGCGCCGCAGGTACTGGCCGCCGCGCTGGACGGCGTATTGCCTGCTGCGCACGGAAGCCTGGACGTGCTCGATGCCGGTTGCGGCACGGGACTATGCGCGCCGCTGGTGCGTCCTCACGCGCGGCACCTGGTCGGCGTGGACCTGTCCGGCGGCATGGTCGAGAAGGCGCGCCTGCGCGGCGGTTACGACGCGCTGGAGGTGGCCGAACTGACCAGCTACCTGCAGGCGCATCCGGACGCCTATGACCTCGTGCTGTCGGCCGACACGCTGGTGTACTTCGGCCGGCTGGAAGAAGTGCTGGTCGCCGCGTACGCGGCCCTCCGGCCCGATGGCTGGCTCGGATTCACCCTCGAGGCCAAGGCCGACGAGTCCGGAGAGCTGGAAATCACGCCGAGCGGGCGTTATCGCCACGGCCGCGGCTACGTCGAGCGCGTGCTGGCTTCCAGTGGCTTCGGGAACGTGCGCATCCAGGCCGACACGCTGCGCCGCGAAGCCGGCCAGGCGGTCGCCGGCTGGGTCGTGCTGGCACAACGCCAGCCCTGA
- the tssG gene encoding type VI secretion system baseplate subunit TssG, protein MAGTAGLAPDAVALERALEERPGDFDFFEAIRQLECAHPTRPRLGESTKPSEDFVRLCQTPSLAFAPNTIGDYRPAAEGRPARMRALFFGLFGPNAPLPLHLTEYAIDRERNARDTTLIAFADVFHHRMASLFYRAWANAQPTVQADRPSQDRFRLYTGALVGLATPGLDGRDALPDDFKRFFAGHMLAHTRNAEGLRSLLQHFFAIPVRVVEFVAEWMRLPREAYLRLGRSTEVACLGRTAVIGGNVWGAQQRFRLRLGPLKRNQFEHFLPGGAALAQLVAAVRGYIGDEKAWDVQLVLAHDQVPAMRLGQGGRLGLTSWLGQRAARTDADDVVLKPVG, encoded by the coding sequence ATGGCCGGCACGGCTGGGCTCGCGCCAGACGCTGTAGCGCTCGAGCGCGCGCTCGAGGAGCGGCCGGGGGACTTCGATTTCTTCGAAGCGATCCGGCAACTCGAGTGTGCGCATCCGACGCGGCCGCGGCTGGGCGAATCGACCAAGCCGTCGGAAGATTTCGTGCGGCTTTGCCAAACGCCGTCACTGGCTTTCGCGCCGAACACCATCGGCGATTACCGGCCGGCCGCGGAAGGCCGGCCGGCCCGTATGCGTGCGTTGTTTTTCGGCCTGTTCGGACCCAATGCGCCGCTGCCGCTGCACCTGACCGAATATGCGATCGACCGCGAGCGGAACGCGCGCGACACCACGCTGATCGCCTTCGCAGACGTCTTCCACCACCGCATGGCGAGCCTGTTCTACCGCGCCTGGGCCAACGCCCAGCCGACGGTGCAGGCCGACCGACCCTCGCAGGACCGCTTCCGTCTCTACACCGGCGCGCTGGTGGGGCTGGCGACGCCGGGTCTGGACGGCCGCGACGCCCTGCCGGATGACTTCAAGCGCTTCTTCGCCGGCCACATGCTGGCGCACACGCGCAACGCCGAAGGCCTGCGCAGCCTGCTGCAGCACTTCTTCGCCATTCCAGTGCGCGTGGTCGAGTTCGTCGCCGAATGGATGCGCCTGCCGCGCGAGGCGTACCTGCGTCTGGGCCGCTCGACCGAAGTGGCTTGCCTGGGCCGCACGGCGGTCATTGGCGGGAACGTCTGGGGCGCGCAGCAGCGCTTCCGCCTGCGCCTGGGACCGCTCAAGCGCAACCAGTTCGAGCATTTCCTCCCCGGTGGCGCTGCGCTGGCGCAATTGGTGGCGGCCGTACGCGGCTACATCGGCGACGAGAAGGCCTGGGACGTGCAGCTGGTGCTCGCGCACGACCAGGTGCCGGCGATGCGGCTGGGGCAGGGTGGTCGGTTGGGGCTCACCTCCTGGCTGGGCCAGCGCGCCGCGCGCACGGACGCAGACGACGTCGTACTGAAACCGGTGGGCTGA
- a CDS encoding DUF6795 domain-containing protein, which produces MGSFDRLVLFSEVHGTVLRDGQPVAGAELVQKVIWSDDPDEIPPQRATPDATGAFRFPAIERGAGLRRMIPAQPMMLQTITIHVEGQHYLAWRYGKDSYDNRSELGGRPLNLVCELTRAPEHEGKHYGICKAV; this is translated from the coding sequence ATGGGGTCGTTCGATCGACTGGTCCTGTTTTCCGAAGTGCATGGGACGGTGTTGCGGGACGGCCAACCCGTCGCCGGCGCGGAGCTCGTCCAGAAGGTGATCTGGTCGGACGACCCGGACGAGATTCCGCCGCAGCGCGCGACCCCCGACGCGACCGGCGCTTTTCGCTTCCCGGCCATCGAACGCGGCGCCGGCCTGCGCCGGATGATCCCCGCCCAGCCGATGATGCTGCAGACCATCACCATCCATGTCGAAGGCCAGCATTACCTCGCCTGGCGCTACGGAAAGGATTCCTACGACAACCGGTCGGAACTTGGCGGGCGGCCGTTGAACCTGGTGTGCGAATTGACGCGCGCGCCCGAACACGAGGGCAAGCACTACGGAATCTGCAAGGCCGTGTGA